One stretch of Arachis duranensis cultivar V14167 chromosome 1, aradu.V14167.gnm2.J7QH, whole genome shotgun sequence DNA includes these proteins:
- the LOC107485883 gene encoding uncharacterized protein LOC107485883 has translation MGGHGGLNILPQKRWNVYNYENREKVRRDEEQAARDEQIKRDEVRKRDAELRLERLRTAKGLAPLVKAKAEEEKEEEEEEEPELKNSGDNRHINLFEGIKIFDPVRETEKRKELLGEREGWKKEKRMKKEEGKSSGVVVGPEDEKYRLGYGVAGKGVKMPWYLEKRNGDDKKGDGDDGDGEVKNENKKKNGRKTLEELREERLKREKHEKERERALTGEKGRSSSSHSERRSDRDVYGNKKFNRR, from the exons ATGGGAGGCCATGGCGGCCTCAACATTCTCCCGCAGAAGCGGTGGAACGTCTACAATTACGAGAACAGGGAAAAGGTCCGCCGCGACGAGGAGCAAGCCGCCAGAGACGAGCAGATCAAGCGCGATGAGGTCAGAAAGCGCGACGCCGAGCTCCGCCTCGAGCGCCTCCGCACCGCCAAGGGTTTGGCTCCTCTCGTTAAGGCCAAGGCAGAggaagagaaggaggaggaagaagaagaagaaccggAATTGAAGAATTCGGGTGACAACAGACACATTAACTTGTTCGAGGGAATTAAGATTTTCGATCCTGTACGAGAAACCGAGAAGAGGAAGGAGTTGTTAGGGGAAAGGGAAGGgtggaagaaggagaagaggatgaagaaagaagaaggaaagtcCTCGGGGGTGGTGGTGGGTCCCGAGGATGAGAAGTATAGGTTAGGGTATGGGGTAGCAGGGAAGGGTGTGAAGATGCCTTGGTATCTTGAGAAGCGTAATGGCGACGATAAGAAGGGCGATGGGGATGATGGTGATGGGGAAGTGAAGAAtgagaacaagaagaagaatgggaGGAAGACTTTGGAGGAGTTGAGGGAAGAGAGGTTGAAGAGGGAGAAGCACGAGAAGGAGCGGGAGAGGGCGTTGACCGGGGAGAAGGGCCGCAGCAGCAGCAGCCATAGTGAGCGCCGCAGCGATAGAGATGTGTATGGGAACAAGAAGTTTAACAG GCGATAA